A single region of the Halopiger xanaduensis SH-6 genome encodes:
- a CDS encoding Lrp/AsnC family transcriptional regulator: MSEREVLELLRENARYSTADIARMTDLEEDEVEAVIEELEAAGVVRGYQAVVDWDKLEDERVRAEVELNVRLDRETGYGDIAERLARFPQVKALRLVSGDYDFDMEVEGDSIREVSQFISEKVAPVPEITQTVTHYVMTSYKENGIELGDGDEDDRLSVSP, from the coding sequence ATGAGCGAACGCGAGGTGCTCGAGTTGCTTCGTGAGAACGCGCGATACTCCACCGCCGACATCGCGCGAATGACCGACCTCGAGGAAGACGAGGTCGAGGCAGTAATCGAGGAACTCGAGGCAGCGGGCGTGGTTCGCGGCTACCAGGCGGTCGTCGACTGGGACAAACTGGAAGACGAGCGCGTCCGCGCCGAGGTCGAGTTGAACGTGCGCCTCGACCGCGAGACCGGCTACGGCGACATCGCCGAGCGCCTCGCACGATTCCCGCAGGTCAAAGCGCTGCGCCTGGTCAGCGGCGACTACGACTTCGACATGGAGGTCGAGGGCGACTCGATCCGCGAGGTCTCCCAGTTCATCAGCGAGAAGGTCGCGCCCGTCCCCGAGATCACCCAGACGGTCACCCACTACGTGATGACCTCCTACAAGGAGAACGGGATCGAACTCGGCGACGGCGACGAGGACGACCGCCTCTCCGTTTCGCCCTGA
- a CDS encoding pyridoxal phosphate-dependent aminotransferase — MTFELADRVQAVPPSGIRRFFEIAEERDEVISLGVGEPDFSTPWAARDAAITSLEQGKTSYTANRGKRELREAISDYVADRFDLGYGADEEIIVTAGASEAVDLAFRALVDPGDTVAIAQPSYISYEPGVIFAGGEVLPVPTKKEDDFRLTVEALEAAGASEADLLVLCYPNNPTGAIMREEDLEPVAEFAREHDLTVLADEIYAELTYGGNEHTSIATLPGMRERTIVFNGFSKAHAMTGLRLGYALGPADVVGAMNKIHQYTMLSAPTTAQHAALEALDSCDGDVREMVAQYDRRRQFVLSRFREIGMDVFEAKGAFYCFPEVPEGWTAEEFAEAVLREQGVAVVPGDVFGAGGEGHLRVSYATGLDDLREALNRLEAFVEEHV, encoded by the coding sequence ATGACCTTCGAACTTGCAGATCGCGTGCAGGCGGTCCCACCGTCGGGTATCCGCCGGTTCTTCGAGATCGCCGAGGAGCGTGACGAGGTCATCTCCCTTGGTGTCGGCGAACCGGACTTCTCGACCCCGTGGGCAGCCCGCGACGCCGCGATCACGTCCTTAGAGCAGGGCAAGACCTCCTACACCGCGAACCGCGGGAAACGGGAGCTCCGCGAGGCGATCAGCGACTACGTCGCCGACCGGTTCGACCTGGGCTACGGCGCCGACGAGGAGATCATCGTCACGGCCGGCGCGAGCGAGGCCGTCGACCTGGCCTTCCGCGCGCTGGTCGATCCCGGCGACACCGTCGCGATCGCCCAGCCGTCGTACATCTCCTACGAGCCGGGCGTGATCTTCGCCGGCGGCGAGGTCCTGCCGGTCCCCACGAAGAAGGAGGACGACTTCCGCCTCACCGTCGAGGCCCTCGAGGCGGCCGGCGCGAGCGAGGCCGATCTGCTCGTGCTCTGTTACCCGAACAACCCGACCGGCGCGATCATGCGCGAGGAAGACCTCGAGCCGGTCGCCGAGTTCGCCCGCGAGCACGACCTGACGGTGCTGGCAGACGAGATCTACGCCGAACTGACGTACGGCGGAAACGAACACACGTCGATCGCGACGCTACCGGGCATGCGCGAGCGGACGATCGTCTTCAACGGGTTCTCGAAGGCCCACGCGATGACCGGCCTCCGACTCGGCTACGCGCTCGGTCCCGCCGACGTCGTCGGCGCGATGAACAAGATCCACCAGTACACGATGCTCTCGGCGCCGACGACGGCCCAGCACGCGGCCCTCGAGGCGCTCGACTCCTGCGACGGGGACGTCCGGGAAATGGTCGCCCAGTACGACCGCCGCCGGCAGTTCGTCCTCTCGCGGTTCCGCGAAATCGGGATGGACGTCTTCGAGGCCAAGGGCGCGTTCTACTGTTTCCCCGAGGTGCCCGAGGGCTGGACGGCCGAGGAGTTCGCCGAGGCGGTCCTGCGCGAGCAGGGCGTCGCCGTCGTCCCCGGCGACGTCTTCGGCGCCGGCGGCGAGGGCCACCTCCGCGTCTCCTACGCGACCGGCCTCGACGACCTTCGCGAGGCGCTGAACCGACTCGAAGCGTTCGTCGAAGAGCACGTCTAA
- a CDS encoding GNAT family N-acetyltransferase, whose amino-acid sequence MVDYRPIPDRRKLFHEYRMYAFAPEQGPPAYDPEEHDTPRALLGNPRGVFADGDDERDERGTIDGDGTDADPRCVCRHYWLEARVRGELHPTAGLAAVATPPEHRRGGYVGTMLERSLEEYRDRGDRFAVLWPFEYAFYRQFGWDTSNRVAFHECEPGELSFATAAIDGEGSFYSVDPDEYDVLDPAYERYAERYALALERDREWWRCRLFENHDTDPFVYAYERDGDVRGYLIYTIDDDPTRDGRTMDVFEPAFADHDALLALLSFCHKHDSQVERVRLRLPADVPLLDIAQRPDAVETTVETGPMVRIVDVAEALSAVSYPDLAAPASITLSVTDPVADWNEGAFALSVSEGRGTCDRVAADAGSDPDPDADAHLDIGALSQLVVGYRSATDLERTGRLETGDSATLETLEALFSETAVYLGDRF is encoded by the coding sequence ATGGTCGACTATCGCCCCATTCCGGATCGGCGGAAGCTCTTCCACGAGTACCGGATGTACGCCTTCGCACCCGAGCAGGGTCCGCCGGCGTACGACCCCGAGGAACACGATACGCCGCGTGCGTTGCTGGGAAACCCGCGGGGAGTGTTCGCCGACGGCGACGACGAACGGGACGAGCGCGGGACGATCGACGGAGACGGCACGGACGCCGACCCCCGCTGCGTCTGTCGCCACTACTGGCTCGAGGCCCGCGTTCGCGGCGAACTCCATCCGACCGCCGGTCTCGCGGCGGTCGCGACACCGCCCGAGCACCGCCGCGGCGGCTACGTCGGAACGATGCTCGAGCGCTCGCTCGAGGAGTACCGCGACCGCGGGGACCGGTTCGCGGTGCTCTGGCCGTTCGAGTACGCCTTCTACCGGCAGTTCGGCTGGGACACCAGCAATCGGGTCGCGTTCCACGAGTGCGAGCCGGGCGAGCTTTCGTTCGCGACGGCGGCGATCGATGGCGAAGGATCGTTCTATTCTGTCGATCCGGACGAGTACGACGTCCTCGATCCCGCTTACGAGCGCTACGCCGAACGGTACGCACTGGCGCTCGAGCGCGACCGGGAGTGGTGGCGGTGTCGGCTGTTCGAGAACCACGACACCGATCCGTTCGTCTACGCCTACGAGCGCGACGGCGACGTGCGGGGCTACCTGATCTACACGATCGACGACGACCCCACCCGCGACGGACGGACGATGGACGTCTTCGAGCCGGCGTTCGCCGACCACGACGCGCTGCTCGCCCTCCTTTCGTTCTGTCATAAGCACGATTCGCAGGTCGAGCGCGTTCGGCTCCGGCTGCCCGCAGACGTCCCGCTACTCGATATCGCGCAGCGGCCGGACGCCGTCGAGACGACGGTCGAGACGGGGCCGATGGTGCGGATCGTCGACGTCGCCGAGGCGCTCTCGGCGGTGTCCTACCCCGACCTCGCGGCGCCCGCATCGATCACGCTCTCGGTGACGGATCCGGTCGCCGACTGGAACGAGGGGGCGTTCGCGCTCTCGGTTTCGGAGGGACGGGGGACCTGCGACCGGGTAGCGGCGGACGCCGGTTCCGACCCCGACCCCGATGCCGACGCACACCTCGACATCGGCGCGCTCTCACAACTCGTCGTCGGCTACCGATCGGCGACCGACCTCGAGCGGACGGGACGGCTCGAGACCGGCGACTCAGCCACCCTTGAGACGCTCGAGGCGCTGTTCTCCGAGACGGCGGTCTATCTCGGCGATCGGTTCTAA
- a CDS encoding type 1 glutamine amidotransferase domain-containing protein, with the protein MSDSEHSLEDATVAVFIAPEGTEEIEFTEPKEAVAEAGATVDVLGSETGEAQTVNNDLEESDAYEVEKTFDEVSADDYDAVIVPGGTVGADTLRANEDAVELLRSHVTAGKPAGVICHGPWLLVEADVVDGRTLTSYPSLQTDIRNAGGEWVDEEVVDDDGLVTSRNPDDLEAFCDGILEAFAAS; encoded by the coding sequence ATGAGCGACTCCGAACACTCACTCGAGGACGCGACCGTCGCGGTCTTCATCGCCCCCGAAGGGACGGAGGAGATCGAGTTCACCGAACCGAAGGAAGCCGTCGCCGAGGCCGGCGCGACCGTCGACGTCCTCGGGAGCGAAACCGGCGAGGCGCAGACCGTCAACAACGACCTCGAGGAGAGCGACGCCTACGAAGTCGAGAAGACCTTCGACGAGGTCTCCGCGGACGATTACGACGCGGTGATCGTCCCCGGCGGCACCGTCGGCGCGGACACGCTCCGCGCGAACGAGGATGCCGTCGAACTGCTCCGCTCGCACGTGACGGCCGGCAAACCGGCGGGCGTCATCTGCCACGGCCCGTGGCTGCTGGTCGAAGCGGACGTCGTCGACGGTCGGACGCTAACCTCGTATCCGAGTCTGCAGACCGATATCCGCAACGCGGGCGGGGAGTGGGTCGACGAGGAGGTCGTCGACGACGACGGACTCGTGACCAGCCGCAACCCGGACGACCTCGAGGCATTTTGCGACGGGATCCTCGAGGCGTTCGCCGCGTCGTAA
- a CDS encoding sensor histidine kinase, translated as MTRRSIPALDRITDAFFALDTDFRFTYLNARAESLLKRSRAELIGRVMWDEFPETVETQFPDGFHRAMDEQVPVSFEVYHTQLETWFEAKAYPSETGLSVYMRDVTERKRQETSLAQHAAVVEAISDGVVTLDRNREIVSVNGAMERILGADREDLIGEHVEILPELAAIDDDDAVEIGRAITDIDIGTAETRRLEAPFTAADGTERMGEFRFVPIEDDAATVACVLRDVTDQHEYERVAASLHQVTRWLLDSDDPEEICAIAVHSGSDLLDLPISGVWLLEEEHGYLEPVAGTAGAHDEFGGLPRFYPGEGLVWEAFEAGDVERFDDLAAQEELYNPETPIRSEIIAPIGTHGVLMTGALEPNRFDETDVELLSTLVENTRAALDRADRERVLRERTAELERRTERLEGVADILSNDLKRQLETVAEALEDGEERRSSSSRTQSDDDRGAADDWQFPLAEDSVETTLDRAERLVDDVKEFARNASSVRTRSRIRLESAIEEALDGSRLDDDAVIVERPATLRADSDRFVHLLETAFDDVASRSRSRSDVTVWIDVIGVEDADRSRGFFMRDDAAEVHPGTHDRLLDPSTDDETAIEGLGLALVKAIAEAHDWTLSIERGSEGGTRIEIRDVMTLEVPEPESTAG; from the coding sequence GTGACGCGGCGATCGATCCCGGCGCTCGACCGGATCACGGACGCCTTCTTCGCCCTCGATACGGACTTCCGCTTCACCTATCTCAACGCGCGCGCCGAGTCCCTCCTCAAGCGTTCGCGCGCGGAGTTGATCGGCCGGGTCATGTGGGACGAGTTCCCCGAAACCGTCGAGACGCAGTTCCCCGACGGCTTCCACCGGGCGATGGACGAGCAGGTTCCCGTCTCGTTCGAGGTCTACCACACTCAACTCGAGACCTGGTTCGAGGCCAAGGCCTACCCCTCCGAAACCGGGCTCTCGGTGTACATGCGCGACGTTACCGAGCGCAAGCGACAGGAGACGTCGCTGGCCCAGCACGCCGCCGTCGTCGAGGCGATCAGCGACGGGGTCGTGACGCTGGATCGGAACCGGGAGATCGTTTCGGTCAACGGCGCGATGGAGCGGATTCTCGGCGCGGACCGCGAAGATCTGATCGGCGAGCACGTCGAGATCCTCCCGGAACTGGCGGCGATCGACGACGACGACGCGGTCGAGATCGGCCGCGCGATCACCGACATCGATATCGGCACCGCGGAAACGCGACGCCTCGAGGCACCCTTTACCGCCGCCGACGGTACGGAGCGGATGGGCGAGTTCCGCTTCGTCCCGATCGAGGACGACGCGGCGACCGTCGCCTGCGTCCTCCGGGACGTCACCGACCAGCACGAGTACGAGCGGGTCGCCGCCTCCTTACACCAGGTCACGCGGTGGCTCCTCGACTCCGACGACCCCGAGGAGATCTGCGCGATCGCCGTCCACTCGGGCAGCGACCTGCTCGACCTGCCGATCAGCGGCGTCTGGCTGCTCGAGGAGGAGCACGGCTACCTCGAGCCCGTCGCCGGCACCGCCGGCGCGCACGACGAGTTCGGCGGCCTGCCCCGGTTCTACCCCGGCGAGGGGTTGGTCTGGGAAGCGTTCGAGGCCGGCGACGTCGAGCGGTTCGACGACCTCGCGGCCCAGGAGGAACTCTACAACCCCGAGACGCCGATCCGCTCGGAGATCATCGCCCCGATCGGTACCCACGGCGTCCTCATGACCGGCGCGCTCGAGCCTAACCGGTTCGACGAGACGGACGTCGAACTGCTCTCGACGCTCGTCGAGAACACGCGTGCGGCCCTCGATCGGGCCGACCGCGAGCGGGTGCTCCGGGAGCGAACCGCGGAACTCGAGCGCCGTACCGAGCGCCTCGAGGGCGTCGCCGACATCCTCTCGAACGACCTCAAGCGCCAGCTCGAGACCGTCGCCGAGGCGCTCGAGGACGGCGAGGAACGACGTTCCTCGAGCAGTCGGACGCAGTCCGACGACGACAGGGGCGCTGCCGACGACTGGCAGTTCCCGCTCGCGGAGGACTCCGTCGAGACGACGCTCGACCGCGCCGAACGGCTCGTCGACGACGTCAAGGAGTTCGCCCGCAACGCCTCGTCCGTGCGAACCCGGAGCCGGATCCGCCTCGAGAGCGCGATCGAGGAGGCCCTCGACGGCTCGCGGTTGGACGACGACGCCGTCATCGTCGAACGGCCGGCGACGCTGCGGGCCGACTCCGACCGGTTCGTCCACCTCCTCGAGACGGCCTTCGACGACGTGGCATCCCGGAGTCGGAGCCGCAGCGACGTGACGGTGTGGATCGACGTGATCGGCGTCGAGGACGCCGACCGCTCGCGGGGTTTCTTCATGCGCGACGACGCGGCCGAGGTACATCCGGGCACACACGACCGGCTGCTGGATCCCAGCACTGACGACGAGACGGCTATCGAAGGGCTCGGACTGGCGCTGGTCAAGGCGATCGCCGAAGCTCACGACTGGACGCTCTCGATCGAACGCGGCTCCGAGGGCGGCACGCGGATCGAGATTCGAGACGTGATGACCCTCGAGGTGCCGGAGCCGGAGTCAACCGCCGGATAA
- a CDS encoding HalX domain-containing protein yields MDIDTPPPSPTSPPSVLLVEPDSALAARYTEWLEDGYDVRTVESRNETIDAIDGEIDVIVFDRRGSNSDSSPGAETLLQTIRDRDFDCRIAMIVTADPSFDGAPRRLDDALVAPISATDLRGVVDRLALQATYDDQLRTFYELASKRALLDRDRPDAELAASRRYAALEDRLAVARARADETVADVLAFANDRHRRDAVRNVLRDEEH; encoded by the coding sequence ATGGATATCGATACCCCGCCCCCGTCCCCGACCTCGCCCCCGTCCGTCCTGCTCGTCGAACCCGATTCAGCCCTTGCAGCCCGCTATACGGAATGGCTCGAGGACGGGTACGACGTCCGGACGGTCGAAAGCCGGAACGAAACGATCGATGCGATCGACGGCGAAATCGACGTAATCGTCTTCGACCGGCGCGGTTCGAATTCGGACTCGAGCCCCGGTGCTGAAACGCTTTTGCAGACGATCCGCGACCGCGATTTCGACTGCCGTATTGCGATGATTGTTACGGCCGATCCCTCGTTCGACGGGGCGCCTCGAAGGCTCGACGACGCTCTCGTCGCACCGATCTCGGCGACGGACCTCCGCGGCGTCGTCGACCGACTCGCACTGCAGGCGACGTACGACGATCAGCTCCGAACGTTCTACGAACTCGCCTCGAAGCGGGCCCTGCTCGATCGCGACCGTCCCGATGCCGAACTCGCGGCCAGCCGGCGCTACGCCGCGCTCGAGGATCGACTGGCGGTGGCGCGAGCCCGCGCCGACGAGACGGTGGCGGACGTGCTCGCGTTCGCGAACGACCGCCACCGCCGCGACGCGGTGCGTAACGTGCTTCGTGACGAGGAACACTAG
- the purL gene encoding phosphoribosylformylglycinamidine synthase subunit PurL, translating to MSLADSDRELVVDELGREPTRAEAALFENLWSEHCAYRSSRPLLSAFESEGEQVVVGPGDDAAVVALPDNTDDEESGDETQDTYITMGIESHNHPSYVDPFDGAATGVGGIVRDTLSMGAYPIALADSLYFGAFDREHSKYLFEGVVEGISHYGNCIGVPTVAGSVDFHPDYEGNPLVNVACVGLTDEERLVTAVAQEPGNKLVLVGNGTGRDGLGGASFASEDLSEDAETEDRPAVQVGDPYAEKLLIEANEQLIEEGLIESARDLGAAGLGGASSELVAKGGLGAEIELERVHQREPNMNALEILLAESQERMCYEVAPENVERVAEIAERFDLGCSVIGEVTDGNYTCTFEGETVVDVDAEFLGEGAPMNDLPAEEPAEPEIDLPDADLEDAFETVVSSPNTASKRWVYRQYDHEVGVRTSVGPGDDAAIIAVREAGTGLAISAGAAPNWTDAAPYEGARAVALENATNVAAKGATPLAAVDCLNGGNPEKPDVYGGFKGIVDGLADMCATLEAPVVGGNVSLYNDSVTGPIPPTPTLAMVGAKDGYDAPPLSVAPDTDAELLLVGDLALEDGEFALGGSEYLARFDGSDAFPALPGDPAALVRTVAEVANDDATLAIHDVSHGGLAVALAEMVSDEAGLEVSLPADDPTGALFHEQPGRVLIQTAAPDAVREAFDGVAPVVSLGSATTDGRLAIAAGDRTLETDAATIRDRRTTIDRELE from the coding sequence ATGAGTCTTGCCGATTCGGACCGCGAACTCGTCGTCGACGAACTGGGGCGGGAGCCGACCCGGGCCGAGGCGGCGCTGTTCGAGAACCTCTGGAGCGAACACTGCGCGTACCGCTCCTCGAGACCCCTGCTGTCGGCCTTCGAGAGCGAGGGCGAGCAGGTCGTCGTCGGGCCGGGCGACGACGCGGCGGTCGTCGCGCTGCCGGATAATACGGACGACGAGGAGAGCGGGGACGAGACCCAGGACACCTACATTACGATGGGCATCGAGAGCCACAACCATCCCTCCTACGTCGATCCGTTCGACGGCGCCGCGACGGGCGTGGGCGGCATCGTCCGGGACACGCTCTCGATGGGCGCCTACCCCATCGCGCTGGCGGACTCGCTGTACTTCGGCGCGTTCGACCGCGAACACTCCAAGTACCTGTTCGAGGGCGTCGTCGAGGGGATCAGCCACTACGGCAACTGCATCGGCGTCCCGACGGTCGCCGGTAGCGTCGATTTCCACCCCGACTACGAGGGGAACCCCTTGGTGAACGTCGCCTGCGTTGGCCTGACCGACGAGGAGCGACTGGTCACCGCCGTTGCGCAGGAGCCCGGCAACAAGCTCGTCCTCGTCGGCAACGGGACCGGCCGCGACGGCCTCGGCGGGGCCTCCTTCGCCAGCGAGGACCTCTCGGAGGACGCCGAAACCGAGGACCGGCCCGCGGTCCAGGTCGGCGACCCCTACGCGGAGAAACTGCTGATCGAAGCCAACGAGCAACTCATCGAGGAGGGGCTGATCGAATCCGCCCGCGACCTCGGGGCGGCCGGGCTGGGCGGCGCCTCGAGCGAACTGGTCGCCAAGGGCGGCCTCGGCGCCGAGATCGAACTCGAGCGCGTCCACCAGCGCGAGCCGAACATGAACGCGCTCGAGATTCTCCTCGCCGAGTCCCAGGAGCGGATGTGCTACGAGGTCGCCCCCGAGAACGTCGAGCGCGTCGCAGAAATCGCCGAGCGGTTCGATCTCGGTTGTTCCGTGATCGGCGAGGTGACCGACGGCAACTACACCTGTACGTTCGAGGGTGAAACCGTCGTCGACGTCGACGCCGAGTTCCTCGGCGAGGGCGCGCCGATGAACGACCTGCCCGCCGAGGAACCCGCGGAGCCCGAGATCGACCTGCCCGACGCCGACCTCGAGGACGCCTTCGAAACGGTCGTCTCGAGTCCGAACACGGCCTCGAAGCGGTGGGTTTACCGCCAGTACGACCACGAGGTCGGCGTGCGGACGAGCGTCGGGCCGGGCGACGACGCCGCGATTATCGCGGTTCGCGAAGCCGGAACTGGGCTGGCCATCTCCGCTGGCGCCGCACCCAACTGGACCGACGCCGCACCCTACGAGGGCGCACGAGCAGTAGCGCTCGAGAACGCGACGAACGTCGCGGCCAAGGGCGCCACACCCCTCGCGGCCGTCGACTGCCTCAACGGCGGCAACCCCGAAAAGCCCGACGTCTACGGCGGCTTCAAGGGGATCGTCGACGGGCTCGCGGACATGTGCGCGACGCTCGAGGCACCCGTCGTCGGCGGCAACGTCTCGCTGTACAACGACTCCGTCACCGGGCCGATCCCGCCGACGCCGACGCTCGCGATGGTCGGCGCGAAGGACGGTTACGACGCGCCGCCGCTGTCGGTCGCGCCCGACACCGATGCGGAACTGCTGCTCGTCGGTGATCTCGCACTCGAGGACGGCGAGTTCGCCCTGGGCGGCTCGGAGTACCTCGCCCGGTTCGACGGCAGCGACGCGTTCCCCGCGCTGCCCGGCGACCCGGCGGCGCTCGTCCGGACCGTCGCCGAGGTCGCGAACGACGACGCGACGCTCGCGATCCACGACGTCAGCCACGGCGGCCTCGCGGTCGCACTGGCCGAGATGGTCTCCGACGAAGCGGGTCTCGAGGTCTCCCTCCCTGCGGACGATCCCACAGGTGCGCTGTTCCACGAACAGCCCGGTCGCGTCCTGATCCAGACCGCTGCACCCGATGCAGTCCGAGAGGCGTTCGACGGCGTTGCACCCGTCGTCAGCCTCGGGTCGGCGACGACCGACGGCCGTCTCGCAATCGCCGCCGGCGACCGAACGCTCGAGACCGACGCGGCGACGATCCGCGACCGGCGGACGACGATCGACCGCGAACTCGAGTGA
- a CDS encoding MFS transporter: MGTEEIEVDKREPSALDTFRQFFALERDVLVLSLAMFAFSLGFQMTSRFLPDYMVALGASGFVVGLFGTFGNIISALYPYPGGAISDRIGSRYALTLFGFLSTLGFAVWLVAGQFGPIPVGPVTIEPWLWIFVGLVLAQAWKSFGLGASFAVVKQATDPSRLAAGFASTETFRRTAFLIGPVLAAALIGLHPDFTVSFQYVLAVAVAFGALGTVVQHVLYDSSEDSIGGSFAGIEQIVRDLRDMPDPLRPLLVGDTLVRFANGMVYTFFVLVVTRLYEVGLETTIAVGGFSYPIDLSPQAFFGYLLGVEMLVALLVMVPAAKVAERVGLKPVVALGFAVYAIFPIVLINVPEFTANTATAMILVFAFSGLRFAGLPSHKALIVGPAEQGAGGRVTGTYYLLRNTIVIPSAALGGYLWEFISAELAFTIAAVIGVVGTGYFLLFGEEFEAYQ, encoded by the coding sequence ATGGGTACGGAGGAAATCGAGGTCGACAAGCGAGAGCCGAGCGCCCTGGATACGTTCCGGCAGTTCTTCGCCCTCGAGCGTGACGTGCTGGTGCTATCGCTGGCGATGTTCGCGTTCAGCCTGGGGTTCCAGATGACCAGCCGGTTCCTGCCCGACTACATGGTCGCGCTGGGCGCGTCGGGATTCGTCGTCGGCCTGTTCGGTACCTTCGGGAACATCATCTCGGCCCTGTATCCGTATCCGGGCGGCGCGATCTCGGACCGGATCGGCTCGCGGTACGCGCTGACGCTGTTCGGGTTCCTGTCGACGCTCGGGTTCGCGGTCTGGCTCGTTGCCGGGCAGTTCGGGCCGATCCCGGTCGGCCCCGTCACGATCGAACCGTGGCTCTGGATCTTCGTCGGGCTGGTGCTCGCGCAGGCCTGGAAGTCGTTCGGCCTCGGGGCCTCCTTCGCCGTCGTCAAGCAGGCCACCGACCCCTCGCGGCTGGCGGCCGGCTTCGCCAGCACCGAGACGTTTCGCCGGACCGCGTTCCTCATTGGACCCGTTCTGGCTGCGGCGCTCATCGGCCTCCACCCCGACTTTACCGTTAGTTTCCAGTACGTCCTCGCGGTCGCGGTCGCCTTCGGCGCGCTGGGGACCGTCGTCCAGCACGTCCTCTACGACTCGAGCGAAGATTCGATCGGCGGCTCCTTCGCGGGCATAGAGCAGATCGTCCGGGACCTGCGGGACATGCCCGATCCGCTGCGGCCGCTGTTGGTCGGCGACACGCTCGTCCGATTCGCCAACGGGATGGTCTACACCTTCTTCGTGCTCGTGGTGACGCGGCTCTACGAGGTCGGCCTCGAGACGACGATCGCGGTCGGCGGCTTCTCCTACCCGATCGACCTCTCCCCGCAGGCCTTCTTCGGCTACCTGCTCGGGGTCGAGATGCTCGTCGCGCTGCTCGTGATGGTCCCCGCGGCCAAGGTCGCCGAGCGCGTCGGACTCAAGCCCGTCGTAGCGCTCGGCTTCGCCGTCTACGCGATCTTCCCGATCGTCCTCATCAACGTCCCCGAGTTCACCGCCAACACCGCGACGGCGATGATCCTCGTGTTCGCGTTCTCGGGCCTGCGGTTCGCCGGGCTCCCCTCGCACAAGGCGCTGATCGTCGGCCCCGCGGAGCAGGGCGCCGGCGGTCGCGTGACGGGCACCTACTACCTGCTCCGGAACACGATCGTCATCCCCAGCGCCGCGCTGGGCGGCTACCTCTGGGAGTTCATCAGCGCGGAACTCGCCTTTACGATCGCCGCGGTGATCGGCGTCGTCGGCACCGGTTACTTCCTCCTGTTCGGCGAGGAGTTCGAAGCCTACCAGTAG
- a CDS encoding ArsR/SmtB family transcription factor — MAQATKRLQRYLEEELGECRDEDIECRLEELDALEATIGAERVETELDVLSALANETRYRIVRALVAAEEELCVCELDAIVGVSESGLSHALSELVDAKLVADRKDGRWKKYRATNRAVALVTVLDGCVSDA; from the coding sequence ATGGCACAAGCGACGAAACGGCTCCAACGCTATCTCGAGGAGGAACTGGGCGAGTGTCGCGACGAGGACATAGAATGCCGCCTCGAGGAGCTCGACGCGCTCGAGGCGACGATCGGCGCCGAGCGGGTCGAGACGGAACTGGACGTCCTCTCGGCGCTGGCAAACGAGACGCGATACCGGATCGTCCGCGCACTCGTCGCGGCCGAGGAGGAACTATGCGTCTGCGAATTGGACGCGATCGTCGGCGTCAGCGAGAGCGGTCTGAGCCACGCGCTCTCGGAACTCGTCGACGCGAAACTCGTGGCCGATCGCAAGGACGGCCGCTGGAAGAAGTACCGGGCGACCAACCGCGCCGTGGCCCTCGTCACGGTTCTCGACGGGTGCGTGAGCGATGCGTAA
- a CDS encoding arsenate-mycothiol transferase ArsC: MRNESTVVSGPTIAFVCVQNAGRSQMATAFAERERERRGADHIEIVSGGTDPADAVHEEVVAAMDELGIDLSDRTPREITPEDLQECEYVITMGCSAEGVCPATWSGENRDWDLTDPHGKDEKTVREIRDEIEARVEALFDEV; encoded by the coding sequence ATGCGTAACGAGAGCACCGTCGTGTCCGGACCCACCATCGCCTTCGTCTGCGTCCAGAACGCGGGCCGAAGCCAGATGGCGACCGCCTTCGCCGAACGCGAGCGCGAGCGCCGCGGCGCCGATCACATCGAAATCGTCTCCGGCGGAACCGACCCCGCCGACGCCGTCCACGAGGAGGTCGTCGCTGCCATGGACGAACTCGGCATCGATCTCAGCGATCGAACGCCGCGTGAGATCACCCCCGAAGACCTGCAGGAGTGCGAGTACGTCATCACGATGGGCTGCTCGGCCGAAGGCGTCTGTCCGGCGACCTGGAGCGGCGAGAACCGCGACTGGGATCTGACGGATCCCCACGGAAAAGACGAGAAGACGGTCCGCGAGATCAGAGACGAGATCGAGGCCCGCGTCGAGGCGCTGTTCGACGAAGTGTAG